One region of Ptychodera flava strain L36383 chromosome 3 unlocalized genomic scaffold, AS_Pfla_20210202 Scaffold_27__1_contigs__length_13241970_pilon, whole genome shotgun sequence genomic DNA includes:
- the LOC139126385 gene encoding protein D3-like, with protein MEKYRVVPDAIGFVPDDVVNIEFGKNIVNMGTVITPTQVHNQRPSAISWPVKSSRLYTLLMTDIWPIEKIPEDPFHHWLVVNIPGCEIEKGDTLIDYLGIAPVKGYGYHRYVFLVYEQSERIKHNEEYISSTCPDGREGESIADIAKKYNLGKPMAANFLLSEYDEFCGRHCPYGWFGTCSVVCRL; from the exons ATGGAAAAGTACCGTGTAGTTCCGGATGCAATTGGCTTTGTTCCAGATGATGTTGTCAACATCGAATTCGGCAAAAATATCGTGAATATGGGTACTGTAATCACCCCAACACAG GTTCACAACCAACGTCCATCCGCGATATCTTGGCCAGTAAAATCAAGCAGACTGTACACATTGTTGATGACAGACATATGGCCAATTGAAAAGATACCCGAGGACCCATTTCACCACTGGCTTGTCGTAAACATTCCTGGATGCGAGATAGAGAAAGGAGACACGTTGATAGACTATCTTGGTATTGCGCCCGTCAAAGGATATG GTTACCATCGTTATGTTTTCCTTGTGTATGAACAATCCGAGCGGATCAAACACAATGAAGAGTATATCAGCAGCACATGCCCAGATGGCAGAGAGGGTGAAAGTATAGCGGATATCGCCAAGAAGTACAACCTAGGAAAGCCAATGGCAGCCAATTTTCTCTTGTCAGAGTATGATGAGTTCTGTGGACGTCATTGTCCGTATGGTTGGTTTGGAACCTGTTCAGTAGTATGCCGACTTTAA